The Tenrec ecaudatus isolate mTenEca1 chromosome 7, mTenEca1.hap1, whole genome shotgun sequence genome window below encodes:
- the LOC142453677 gene encoding histone deacetylase 8-like — MEESEDGGQSLAQVYIYSPEYVRMCDSLSKVPKRASMVHSLIEAYALHKQMRIVKPKVASMEEMASFHTDAYLQHLQMVSQDGDDDHPDSIEYGLGYDCPATEGIFDCAAAVGGATITAAQCLIDGKSKIAINWSGGWHHAKK; from the exons ATGGAGGAGTCTGAGGATGGTGGGCAGTCGCTGGCCCAGGTTTACATCTACAGTCCTGAGTATGTCAGGATGTGCGACTCCTTGTCGAAAGTCCCCAAACGG gccAGTATGGTACATTCTCTGATTGAAGCATAcgcgctgcataagcaaatgag gattGTTAAGCCCAAAGTGGCGTCCATGGAGGAGATGGCCTCCTTTCATACAGATGCCTATCTGCAGCATCTCCAGATGGTCAGCCAAGATGGTGATGATGACCACCCCGACTCCATAGAATATGGGCTAG GTTATGACTGCCCAGCCACTGAAGGGATATTTGACTGTGCAGCAGCTGTAGGAGGAGCTACAATCACAGCTGCCCAATGCCTGATTGATGGAAAGAGCAAAATAGCAATTAACTGGTCTGGAGGGTGGCATCATGCAAAGAAGTAA